One Peptostreptococcus equinus genomic window carries:
- the trxA gene encoding thioredoxin TrxA produces the protein MLELTKDNFESEVLEGQGYIFVDFWSQGCEPCKALMPDVHALADKYGDKIKFCSMDITKARRLAIKQKVLGLPTMTIYKDGEKVEEITKDDANIENIETMLKKFY, from the coding sequence ATGTTAGAACTTACAAAGGACAATTTTGAAAGTGAAGTATTAGAAGGTCAAGGATATATATTTGTTGATTTTTGGAGTCAGGGTTGCGAACCTTGTAAAGCTTTAATGCCAGATGTACATGCATTAGCTGACAAATATGGCGATAAGATAAAATTCTGTTCAATGGATATTACAAAAGCGAGAAGATTAGCAATAAAGCAGAAGGTTCTTGGGCTTCCAACAATGACTATCTACAAAGATGGAGAAAAAGTTGAAGAAATAACTAAGGATGATGCAAATATAGAAAATATAGAAACTATGTTAAAAAAGTTTTATTAA